One genomic region from Pararge aegeria chromosome 24, ilParAegt1.1, whole genome shotgun sequence encodes:
- the LOC120634512 gene encoding acetylcholine receptor subunit gamma-like: protein MITMLVIILTLVSLIDVTINSAIDNRSTDIKAEQRLRSDLLKDYISYKPPSADTTTVQIKFILKHFSFNEEDDNFEMSTWVFLEWQDSRLAWKPEDYSNIDETKIRSMFIWRPSCSFKNVDQLNDDANTEWVKPSAVCKLMSEGNVTCALQLYHQTNCEAKLNNWPYDTKNCTFIFIARRSVPIHSEQHHRVKFSFPPEKTALNSLTYGPGWDLIDYNSSITQINGTSIQFNFVFQRQALGFVTIVIIPSLATAAFTLCSVFLDFRCYIRIVMISFSLLIHFSLLEIMSVFLPFHEVATPFILLFNCASIIVTTCVILLTVTLNMLLRMQITSASKIVSFNESVLGTSLKYFIVPKWKVISTGETEYSINNAEIRINLASIVNSLFLYVFLVVYLILYCVLMPQPEGFKQ, encoded by the coding sequence ATGATAACCatgttagttattattttaacccTAGTATCACTTATTGATGTGACAATAAATAGTGCCATAGACAACAGATCTACAGATATCAAAGCTGAACAAAGACTTCGTAGTGATCTCCTTAAAGACTACATCTCTTATAAACCTCCGAGCGCAGACACAACGACCGTCCAAATAAAATTCATTCTAAAACACTTCAGTTTTAATGAAGAAGACGATAATTTTGAGATGAGCACGTGGGTATTCCTCGAGTGGCAGGATTCAAGGCTTGCGTGGAAGCCTGAGGACTATAGCAACATAGATGAGACCAAAATTCGATCGATGTTCATCTGGAGACCATCCTGCTCTTTCAAAAACGTGGATCAGTTAAACGACGACGCGAACACGGAATGGGTTAAGCCATCAGCGGTCTGTAAACTGATGAGTGAAGGGAACGTCACATGTGCTTTACAGTTATATCATCAGACAAATTGCGAGGCGAAACTGAACAACTGGCCGTACGATACGAAAAAttgtacatttatatttatagcgcGGCGATCTGTACCTATACATTCCGAACAACATCACCGTGTGAAGTTTTCCTTTCCTCCTGAGAAAACAGCACTTAATTCCTTAACATACGGCCCTGGGTGGGATTTGATTGACTACAACAGTAGCATAACGCAAATTAATGGAACGTCTATAcaatttaactttgtatttcAAAGGCAAGCATTAGGTTTTGTTACCATCGTTATTATACCATCTTTAGCTACGGCTGCGTTTACTTTGTGTTCAGTGTTTTTGGATTTTAGGTGTTACATTCGAATTGTTATGATCAGTTTTAGCTTACTCATCCATTTTTCATTATTGGAAATCATGAGTGTTTTCTTGCCATTTCACGAAGTTGCGACACCattcattttgttatttaattgtgCGTCCATTATTGTTACCACGTGTGTTATTTTATTGACTGTAACTTTAAATATGCTATTAAGAATGCAAATAACATCAGCATCtaagattgtaagttttaatgaaaGTGTTCTAGGAACgtctttgaaatattttatagttcCAAAGTGGAAAGTGATTTCAACTGGAGAAACTGAATATTCGATTAACAATGCAGAAATTCGGATAAACCTCGCAAGTATAGTCAACAGTTTATTCctttatgtatttttagttgtgtatttaattttatattgtgttCTTATGCCTCAGCCGGAAGGATTTAAACAATGA